One Deinococcus grandis DNA window includes the following coding sequences:
- a CDS encoding 2-isopropylmalate synthase: protein MTTETNRIRIFDTTLRDGEQSPGVALNHTQKLEIAHQLARMGVDVIEAGFPIASPGDLEGVSRIAREVRGPIITGLARAARPDIEAAAKAVEAAEKPRIHTFIATSPIHMAKKLQLEPDAVVERAIQAVTYARSFVDDVEFSAEDATRSDTAFLIRIFKAAVEAGATTINIPDTVGYTTPEEIRALFAEIRAALPAHVILSAHCHDDLGMAVANSIAAAQGGARQIECTINGIGERAGNASLEELVMAFHTRRDHYGFETGIRTRELYRASRMVSRLSGMPVQPNKAVVGDNAFAHESGIHQDGVIKARETYEIMNAELVGREAAVLVMGKHSGRAAFRKALNDLGYTDLTDDKVQHLFGRFKDLADRKGQIYADDLRALVEARSDVPQTFTLEGFQITSGMNMTPVAFVRLQTPDGAVEATAHGDGPVEAAFQAINRITGLNPELESYRIQAVTKGGDALGEVNIGARHGETTLHGSGVATDVVEASARAWVRIHNMVVAGMGTERRQGEFAPGRI, encoded by the coding sequence ATGACCACCGAAACCAACCGCATCCGCATCTTCGACACCACCCTGCGCGACGGCGAGCAGAGCCCCGGCGTGGCCCTGAATCACACCCAGAAACTGGAGATCGCCCACCAGCTCGCCCGCATGGGCGTGGACGTCATCGAGGCCGGCTTCCCCATCGCCAGCCCCGGCGACCTGGAAGGCGTGAGCCGCATCGCCCGCGAGGTGCGCGGGCCGATCATCACCGGCCTGGCCCGCGCCGCCCGCCCCGACATCGAAGCCGCCGCGAAAGCCGTCGAGGCCGCCGAGAAACCCCGCATCCACACGTTCATCGCCACCAGCCCCATCCACATGGCGAAAAAACTCCAGCTGGAACCCGACGCGGTCGTCGAACGCGCCATCCAGGCCGTCACCTACGCCCGCTCCTTCGTGGACGACGTGGAATTCAGCGCCGAGGACGCCACCCGCAGCGACACCGCCTTCCTGATCCGCATCTTCAAGGCGGCCGTGGAGGCCGGGGCGACCACCATCAACATTCCCGACACCGTCGGCTACACCACCCCCGAGGAGATCCGCGCGCTGTTCGCCGAGATCCGCGCGGCGCTGCCCGCCCACGTCATCCTCAGCGCCCACTGCCACGACGACCTGGGCATGGCGGTCGCGAACTCCATCGCCGCCGCGCAGGGCGGCGCCCGGCAGATCGAATGCACCATCAACGGCATCGGTGAGCGCGCCGGGAACGCCAGCCTGGAAGAACTCGTCATGGCCTTCCACACCCGCCGCGACCACTACGGCTTCGAGACCGGTATCCGCACCCGCGAGCTGTACCGCGCGTCACGCATGGTCAGCCGCCTGAGCGGCATGCCCGTCCAGCCGAACAAGGCCGTCGTGGGCGACAACGCCTTCGCGCACGAGAGCGGCATCCACCAGGACGGCGTCATCAAGGCCCGCGAAACGTACGAGATCATGAACGCCGAACTCGTCGGCCGCGAAGCCGCCGTCCTGGTGATGGGCAAACACAGTGGCCGCGCCGCGTTCCGCAAGGCCCTGAACGACCTGGGCTACACCGACCTGACCGACGACAAGGTCCAGCACCTGTTCGGCCGCTTCAAGGACCTCGCCGACCGCAAGGGCCAGATCTACGCCGACGACCTGCGCGCCCTCGTCGAGGCCCGCAGCGACGTCCCGCAGACCTTCACCCTGGAAGGCTTCCAGATCACCAGCGGCATGAACATGACCCCCGTGGCCTTCGTGCGCCTCCAGACCCCGGACGGCGCCGTCGAGGCCACCGCCCACGGCGACGGCCCCGTCGAGGCCGCGTTCCAGGCCATCAACCGCATCACCGGCCTGAACCCCGAACTGGAAAGCTACCGCATCCAGGCCGTCACCAAGGGCGGCGACGCGCTGGGCGAGGTGAACATCGGCGCCCGCCACGGCGAGACCACCCTGCACGGCAGCGGCGTCGCCACCGACGTCGTCGAGGCCAGCGCCCGCGCCTGGGTGCGCATCCACAACATGGTCGTCGCCGGGATGGGCACCGAACGCCGCCAGGGCGAATTCGCCCCCGGCCGCATTTAA